One genomic window of Methanosarcina acetivorans C2A includes the following:
- the cas8a1 gene encoding type I-B CRISPR-associated protein Cas8b1/Cst1, translating into MSQNFLYKFTGNPFVDAGIWAICEWSGRKKPEEVKIEDLQEITSDMVPIYLTSEWVKNLHSFFPNNAVTNPSVKNKNQRLLEYLKSLVSQIEPIDVLTSGNCVTCGRRNVEQIRTKTEIPLIGSGGMINYFPSGQPGADYCPACTFAVQFSPLVSYSCVKLLLLHSDSEKVMHYWADKAIKDIRRQISVNSYSGCYDEGYKNPVNALFHIIEDIILQYEENWITENPSINMYHFTNYIQGPDLDIYRVPTPVFRFLAFVKQMDQFSEWKKIVRKGYFHQDKIKEGDDYKNRGNSVYINLLKGNSIVKYFIDNKTRQVYGDWELLGYYLTEVRNMGGKRLDTLKKVGDSLSEYIKDTQNIKRLNQLEMASNFATFRNQLRLIEKDRIKLGDQDSIFTLEEFMEDLFPEGNMGWKETQDLLLFRIYENLHNWLVEKDTLKSELIFSEEGTELSEEN; encoded by the coding sequence ATGAGCCAGAACTTTCTTTATAAGTTTACTGGAAATCCTTTTGTGGATGCTGGGATCTGGGCTATTTGCGAGTGGTCGGGTAGAAAAAAGCCTGAGGAAGTAAAAATTGAAGATCTCCAGGAGATTACCTCAGACATGGTTCCTATATATTTGACCAGTGAATGGGTAAAGAATCTTCACTCTTTTTTTCCTAATAATGCCGTTACTAATCCTTCAGTAAAAAATAAGAATCAACGACTTCTTGAGTATTTAAAGTCCTTAGTTAGTCAAATTGAACCTATAGATGTATTAACATCTGGAAACTGTGTTACTTGTGGTAGACGTAATGTCGAACAGATCAGGACAAAAACAGAAATACCTCTTATTGGGTCAGGCGGAATGATCAATTATTTCCCAAGTGGACAGCCTGGAGCTGATTATTGTCCTGCATGTACTTTTGCAGTCCAGTTTTCTCCTCTGGTCTCTTATTCCTGCGTAAAACTTCTGCTTCTCCATTCAGACTCAGAAAAAGTAATGCATTACTGGGCAGATAAAGCAATAAAAGATATTCGAAGACAGATTTCAGTAAATAGTTACAGTGGCTGTTACGATGAAGGATATAAAAATCCTGTTAATGCTCTTTTCCACATAATTGAAGATATAATCCTTCAATATGAAGAGAACTGGATAACCGAAAATCCTTCTATAAATATGTATCATTTTACAAACTACATTCAGGGGCCTGATCTTGATATCTATAGAGTTCCAACTCCTGTGTTCAGATTCCTGGCTTTTGTCAAACAAATGGACCAATTTTCGGAATGGAAAAAAATTGTCAGAAAGGGCTATTTTCACCAGGACAAAATAAAGGAAGGGGATGACTACAAAAATAGAGGAAATTCCGTTTACATAAATCTTCTTAAAGGGAACTCTATTGTGAAATATTTCATAGATAACAAAACTCGGCAGGTCTATGGAGATTGGGAATTACTAGGATATTATTTGACAGAGGTAAGAAATATGGGCGGTAAGAGATTGGATACTCTCAAGAAGGTTGGGGACAGCCTCTCTGAGTACATAAAAGATACCCAAAATATAAAAAGACTAAACCAGCTTGAAATGGCAAGCAACTTTGCCACATTCAGGAATCAACTGAGGTTGATTGAAAAAGACAGAATTAAACTGGGAGATCAAGACTCTATTTTTACTCTCGAAGAATTTATGGAAGACCTCTTCCCTGAAGGAAATATGGGCTGGAAAGAGACTCAGGATCTTTTACTTTTCAGGATTTACGAAAATCTGCATAACTGGCTTGTTGAAAAGGATACTTTAAAATCTGAACTTATTTTTAGTGAGGAAGGAACGGAATTATCTGAGGAGAACTGA
- the cas2 gene encoding CRISPR-associated endonuclease Cas2, with the protein MYVVIVYDVGVERVNKVRSFLREYMNWVQNSVFEGELTKAEFLKIKSRLKELIQESSDHIIFYSSRDRKYLGIEDLGTPKADTSNII; encoded by the coding sequence ATGTATGTGGTAATTGTGTACGATGTAGGAGTAGAACGGGTAAACAAAGTGAGATCTTTTTTAAGGGAATATATGAACTGGGTTCAGAACAGTGTCTTTGAAGGTGAACTCACAAAAGCCGAATTCCTGAAAATTAAGTCAAGGCTTAAAGAACTCATCCAGGAAAGTTCTGACCATATCATTTTCTACAGCTCAAGAGACAGAAAATATCTTGGAATCGAAGATCTAGGAACTCCAAAAGCAGATACAAGCAACATAATTTGA
- the cas1b gene encoding type I-B CRISPR-associated endonuclease Cas1b — MREDFYILQDGILKRKENTVYFENKDSRKILPINKINSIFAYGNLSFSSGVVSYLSKEGIPIHFFNYYGFYEGSMYPRETLVSGDLVIRQAENYLNSERRLCLAGKFIEGACGNILKNLRYYARTREDVQEAVGDYATSIETEFSRLKDAETIPSMMRTEGKIRELYYNALDEIFPEEYRIIKRTRRPPENKMNTLISFGNSLVYSTTLSEIYNTQLNPTISYLHEPFERRFSLSLDVSEIFKPILVDRIIFKLINKNMLDDSCFRGEIGNMLLSEKGKKIFLKEYDEKLKTTIKHKGLNRNVSYKSLIRLELYKISKHVLGVEDYKPLVMWW, encoded by the coding sequence ATCCGCGAAGATTTTTACATTTTACAGGATGGAATTTTGAAGAGAAAAGAAAACACAGTCTATTTTGAAAACAAAGACAGCAGAAAGATCCTGCCAATAAACAAAATAAACTCTATTTTCGCTTATGGTAATCTTTCTTTCTCGTCAGGAGTCGTCTCCTATCTTTCAAAAGAAGGAATTCCGATCCATTTTTTTAATTACTACGGGTTCTATGAGGGTTCGATGTATCCACGGGAAACCCTGGTCAGTGGAGATCTTGTAATTCGGCAGGCTGAAAATTATCTCAATTCTGAAAGACGGTTGTGCCTTGCTGGAAAATTTATTGAGGGTGCCTGTGGAAATATCCTGAAAAACCTCAGGTATTATGCAAGAACCCGGGAGGACGTTCAGGAAGCAGTTGGAGATTATGCAACTTCAATAGAAACTGAGTTTTCCCGCCTGAAAGATGCAGAGACAATACCCTCAATGATGAGAACGGAAGGGAAAATCAGGGAACTCTACTACAATGCACTCGATGAAATATTCCCTGAGGAATACAGGATAATAAAACGCACTAGAAGACCGCCGGAAAATAAAATGAATACGCTAATCAGTTTTGGGAATTCTCTCGTTTATTCCACGACCCTTTCAGAGATTTACAATACTCAGCTCAATCCTACAATTTCATACCTGCATGAGCCTTTTGAACGCAGGTTTTCTTTATCTCTCGACGTGAGTGAGATTTTCAAGCCAATTCTGGTAGACAGGATAATTTTTAAACTTATTAACAAAAATATGCTGGATGATAGCTGTTTCAGGGGAGAAATCGGAAACATGCTACTTAGCGAGAAAGGAAAAAAGATCTTCCTCAAAGAGTATGATGAAAAGCTCAAAACCACTATCAAACACAAAGGCCTGAACAGGAATGTATCTTATAAAAGCCTGATCCGGCTGGAGCTGTACAAAATTTCAAAACATGTTCTTGGAGTGGAAGATTATAAACCTCTTGTGATGTGGTGGTAA
- the cas4 gene encoding CRISPR-associated protein Cas4 has product MNNEAGKDNDCGLNDLEDRPETSIHAEVFLDSVRITGVKVNYYHICKTKLWLFSHNITLEKGDDNVALGKILHEDRYKKNSKNITIDGISIDFVKTGKRIEIHEIKKSKKMDAADRAQLLFYLYYLKKRDFDAVGVLNYPLLNKIEKVELNPEDEDATEREIEEIKKIVLGSMPVPAHKKICSRCAYQEFCFCGE; this is encoded by the coding sequence GTGAATAATGAGGCTGGTAAAGATAACGACTGTGGTTTAAATGATCTGGAAGATCGTCCCGAAACAAGTATACATGCAGAAGTTTTCCTTGACTCTGTTCGTATTACTGGAGTTAAGGTAAACTATTACCACATATGCAAGACAAAACTCTGGCTATTTTCTCATAATATTACTCTTGAGAAAGGTGATGATAATGTTGCTTTAGGAAAAATTCTGCACGAAGATCGTTATAAGAAGAATTCTAAAAACATTACCATTGATGGAATAAGCATCGATTTTGTGAAAACAGGGAAAAGAATTGAGATTCACGAAATCAAGAAAAGCAAAAAAATGGATGCTGCCGATAGGGCTCAGCTTTTATTTTACCTTTATTACCTCAAGAAAAGAGATTTTGATGCCGTGGGGGTTTTAAATTACCCTCTTCTTAATAAAATAGAAAAAGTTGAATTGAATCCCGAAGATGAGGACGCGACTGAAAGAGAAATTGAGGAGATTAAAAAAATAGTTCTTGGCTCAATGCCTGTGCCAGCTCATAAGAAAATTTGTTCAAGATGTGCTTATCAGGAATTCTGTTTTTGTGGGGAATGA
- the cas6 gene encoding CRISPR-associated endoribonuclease Cas6 produces the protein MRCRVSIRKISPYPLHYDYQYGLASMLYSKLATSNVELAAKTHSKQGFKFYTFSNLVLDDRIPEKNGLNFKTAHFFLSSPDPEFIRSFAEGLLLEPEFFLGNNENKVSFIIERIEVLPAVHFSDMCTFRTLSPIYLKTLRKQNDKLVEFDLYPKDSKFHENLHKNLVARYEEFYGSKIEKDFFEILNIPNFKPKRVKIENNYRRCSLMDFSISANPELLKFAYDAGLGEKNAMGFGCLDLLQVNTK, from the coding sequence ATGAGATGCAGGGTAAGTATCCGAAAAATATCTCCCTATCCGCTTCATTATGATTATCAGTATGGCCTTGCTTCCATGCTATACTCTAAATTAGCCACCTCAAATGTAGAGCTTGCGGCTAAAACTCACAGCAAGCAAGGTTTTAAGTTCTATACTTTTTCAAATCTCGTTCTTGATGATAGAATCCCCGAAAAGAATGGGCTAAATTTCAAGACGGCTCATTTTTTCCTATCATCTCCTGATCCTGAGTTCATAAGAAGTTTTGCGGAAGGGCTTTTGCTTGAACCGGAGTTTTTTCTCGGGAACAATGAAAACAAAGTCAGTTTCATAATTGAAAGAATTGAAGTTCTTCCTGCAGTACATTTTTCGGATATGTGTACTTTCAGGACTCTCTCGCCTATCTACTTAAAAACCCTGAGAAAGCAGAATGATAAACTAGTAGAATTCGATCTGTACCCTAAAGACTCGAAATTCCATGAAAACCTGCATAAAAATCTGGTTGCCAGGTATGAAGAATTTTACGGATCAAAAATCGAGAAAGACTTTTTTGAAATCCTAAATATCCCCAATTTCAAACCCAAGCGTGTAAAAATCGAAAACAATTATAGGCGCTGCAGTTTGATGGATTTTTCTATCTCTGCAAACCCGGAGCTCCTTAAATTTGCTTATGATGCCGGGCTGGGTGAAAAAAACGCTATGGGGTTCGGATGTCTGGATCTATTGCAGGTAAACACAAAGTAA
- a CDS encoding DNA alkylation repair protein — MQTDIVSRVRKDLIENVDEKAKNSCSRFFKEEVKCHGVRAAAVRKITKDYFKELKSAGQADKENIFALGDPLLQSDYCEEAFVAFEWAYMVRAEYTEADFFVFEHWVENYVNNWAKCDTLCNHTVGSFIEKFPSYIENLKLWAQSDNRWFRRASAVTLILPARKGLFLPEIFEISDLLLTDKDDMVRKGYGWMLKEASKPHLQEVFDYVMKNKKEMPRTSLRYAIEKFPADLRAKAMEK, encoded by the coding sequence GTGCAAACCGATATCGTATCCAGGGTCAGGAAAGACTTAATAGAAAACGTTGACGAAAAGGCGAAAAACAGCTGTTCCCGCTTTTTTAAAGAGGAAGTGAAATGCCACGGGGTCAGGGCGGCTGCGGTCAGAAAAATCACAAAGGACTATTTTAAGGAACTGAAATCGGCAGGCCAGGCGGATAAGGAAAATATATTTGCCCTCGGGGACCCCCTTCTGCAGTCGGACTACTGCGAGGAAGCCTTTGTCGCCTTTGAGTGGGCATACATGGTAAGAGCCGAATACACCGAAGCCGATTTCTTCGTTTTTGAGCACTGGGTCGAGAACTACGTCAACAACTGGGCGAAATGCGACACCCTCTGCAACCACACGGTTGGCTCTTTTATCGAAAAATTCCCCTCTTACATTGAAAACCTCAAACTCTGGGCGCAATCGGACAACCGCTGGTTCAGGCGGGCGTCAGCCGTAACCCTCATCCTGCCTGCAAGAAAAGGCCTTTTCCTGCCCGAGATCTTCGAAATCTCAGACCTCCTCCTCACGGACAAAGACGACATGGTCCGGAAAGGCTACGGCTGGATGTTAAAAGAAGCCAGCAAACCCCACCTGCAGGAAGTCTTCGACTACGTCATGAAAAACAAAAAAGAAATGCCCAGGACCTCCCTCAGGTACGCAATCGAAAAGTTCCCTGCAGACCTCCGGGCCAAAGCTATGGAAAAGTAA
- a CDS encoding GNAT family N-acetyltransferase, which produces MPHVKIRPQELSDAKRFFEIFTQTDFEYIEVPVETLEDEKRFLNLNEVKRKTNFEHNYSIFFDGKLVGACGIRIDQHRPWVGEIGYLVDKDYCGQGIATEAVRQLEKIGFDELKLQRIAILMDIRNLASEQVALKCGYEKEGVAKKIHRIGKGYYDCFVYAKTR; this is translated from the coding sequence ATGCCTCATGTAAAGATTCGCCCTCAGGAACTTTCAGATGCCAAACGTTTTTTTGAAATCTTCACACAAACGGACTTTGAATACATAGAAGTCCCGGTAGAAACCCTTGAGGACGAAAAACGCTTCCTGAATCTGAACGAGGTAAAAAGAAAAACCAATTTTGAACACAACTATTCGATTTTTTTTGACGGGAAACTCGTAGGAGCCTGCGGGATCAGGATCGACCAGCACAGGCCGTGGGTAGGGGAAATCGGATATCTCGTAGATAAGGATTACTGCGGGCAGGGAATCGCAACCGAAGCCGTAAGGCAGCTTGAGAAAATCGGTTTTGACGAACTGAAATTGCAGAGGATTGCCATCCTGATGGATATTCGAAATCTGGCGAGCGAGCAGGTTGCCCTCAAGTGCGGGTACGAAAAAGAAGGCGTGGCAAAAAAAATCCACAGGATAGGAAAAGGGTACTACGACTGTTTCGTATACGCGAAAACCAGGTAA
- a CDS encoding ABC transporter ATP-binding protein: MLMAEQFEKPEIENSSSLLEMKNVTVVRGGKKILDSVSLSINPGEHVAIIGPNGSGKSSLIKTLTKEYHPLAAADGLVLKIMGKETWNVFELRKLLGIVSGELQQTCCRRIGVLDVVLSGFFSSIGIYYNHEVTPEMEARAEEVLDFLEISHLEERPMCELSTGEARRVLIGRALVHDPQALFLDEPANSLDLKALHGFRESVRKIALSGKSVILVTHNLQDVIPEISRVVLIKEGKIFRDGKKEEILTDANLSELFSLPVKVLEKEGYYQAWS, encoded by the coding sequence ATGCTAATGGCTGAACAATTCGAAAAACCGGAGATTGAGAACTCGTCTTCTCTTCTGGAAATGAAAAATGTTACGGTGGTTAGGGGCGGGAAAAAGATCCTTGACTCCGTATCACTCTCCATCAATCCCGGAGAACACGTTGCAATTATCGGGCCCAACGGCTCCGGCAAGTCCTCCCTCATCAAAACCTTAACAAAAGAGTACCATCCTCTTGCAGCGGCCGACGGGCTCGTACTGAAAATAATGGGGAAGGAGACCTGGAACGTCTTTGAGCTCAGGAAGCTTCTCGGGATAGTCTCTGGAGAACTCCAGCAGACCTGCTGCCGCCGGATCGGGGTCCTGGATGTGGTGCTCTCCGGGTTTTTCAGCAGCATAGGCATATATTACAACCACGAAGTGACCCCGGAAATGGAAGCGAGAGCAGAAGAGGTTCTGGACTTCCTTGAGATTTCTCACCTCGAAGAGCGGCCGATGTGCGAGCTTTCCACAGGAGAAGCAAGAAGAGTGCTGATAGGGAGGGCTCTTGTGCACGACCCGCAGGCGCTCTTTTTAGACGAACCCGCAAACAGCCTTGACTTAAAAGCCCTTCACGGCTTCCGCGAAAGCGTCCGGAAAATTGCGCTCTCAGGCAAAAGTGTGATTCTTGTCACCCACAACCTGCAGGACGTTATACCCGAAATCAGCCGTGTGGTCCTCATAAAGGAAGGGAAAATCTTCAGGGACGGGAAGAAAGAAGAGATCCTGACAGACGCAAACCTCTCGGAACTTTTCTCCCTCCCGGTAAAAGTCCTGGAAAAAGAAGGTTACTACCAGGCCTGGAGTTGA
- a CDS encoding DUF1638 domain-containing protein, producing MTVMGIIGCRIFEDEIVHVLTNDPEAEKIYIIKNEENIGLLHKLKSQGLDPVVLPFYELRTHLKQRDEFSVIVQLQEIGLHTDPSRLKSRTYTNLNLMSRFADGILLFYGLCGHALSRMQKDCSFFRCSLKLLQDRSEGEPSQPLEDCIAAALGGTSRYRETLKKHSDTFFLTPMWAVNWEKAFRLGDKSIPSFEFTPENMRELGYRKVAKIDTGLSYEPDFEKKIEEFALKFGFEVIELEGSTEIAQKSYRLMKKMLLNPLRA from the coding sequence ATGACAGTGATGGGCATAATCGGCTGCAGGATCTTCGAAGATGAAATTGTCCATGTGCTTACAAACGACCCTGAAGCGGAAAAGATTTACATCATAAAAAATGAAGAAAATATAGGGCTCCTGCACAAACTTAAATCCCAGGGGCTTGATCCGGTAGTCCTTCCATTTTATGAATTAAGAACCCACCTGAAGCAAAGGGACGAGTTCAGCGTCATTGTCCAGCTTCAGGAGATAGGACTCCATACGGACCCTTCCAGGCTCAAAAGCAGAACATATACAAACCTGAACCTGATGTCCAGGTTTGCAGACGGGATCCTCCTTTTTTATGGGCTTTGCGGACATGCTTTATCCCGGATGCAGAAAGATTGTTCATTTTTCAGGTGTTCCCTGAAGCTACTTCAGGACAGGAGCGAAGGCGAACCGTCTCAGCCCCTTGAAGACTGTATTGCAGCAGCCCTCGGAGGCACCTCCCGCTACCGGGAAACCCTGAAAAAACACAGTGATACCTTTTTCTTAACCCCCATGTGGGCCGTAAACTGGGAAAAAGCTTTCAGGTTGGGAGATAAATCGATCCCGAGTTTTGAATTCACCCCTGAAAACATGAGAGAACTCGGATATCGAAAAGTTGCAAAGATTGACACAGGGCTCTCCTATGAACCTGATTTTGAGAAAAAAATTGAAGAATTTGCACTTAAGTTCGGGTTCGAGGTCATAGAACTTGAAGGCAGTACTGAAATAGCTCAAAAGTCGTACAGGCTAATGAAAAAAATGCTTCTCAATCCGCTCAGAGCCTGA
- a CDS encoding DUF1638 domain-containing protein: MPVMTIIGCRMFEDEIMHLLENDPEIGKVLVVENEDCGGIMRKMAEAGIAHTALPLEAIPEKSAGKGEGLTLIIYMLELALHAIPENLKKTVYSKVELMAPRSDGVLLFYGLCGNVLGKIEEDFRALDCRVSILKEENGEIVDDCIGAVLGGRGHYLEALKSCRGAGTFFLTPMWAVNWREMIRTAGLSRNPDDIEMSKFVFDYAGYKRVARVNTGLAYEKDFDARVKEFSTLFEFEVTDLEGTLQLVENCYAKTKASMLEACPHSQT; encoded by the coding sequence ATGCCAGTAATGACCATAATAGGGTGCAGGATGTTCGAAGACGAGATAATGCACCTTCTTGAAAACGACCCTGAGATCGGAAAAGTGCTTGTGGTGGAAAACGAAGACTGCGGCGGGATCATGAGAAAGATGGCAGAAGCGGGAATTGCACATACTGCGCTCCCCCTTGAAGCGATTCCCGAAAAATCCGCAGGGAAAGGTGAAGGTTTAACCCTGATCATATACATGCTTGAACTTGCCCTCCATGCAATCCCTGAAAACCTCAAAAAAACCGTTTATTCAAAAGTAGAACTTATGGCGCCCCGCTCGGACGGAGTCCTGCTCTTTTACGGGCTTTGCGGAAACGTGCTCGGGAAAATTGAAGAGGACTTCAGAGCCCTGGACTGCAGGGTGAGTATCCTGAAAGAAGAGAACGGAGAAATCGTAGACGACTGCATAGGGGCTGTCCTCGGAGGCAGGGGGCACTACCTAGAAGCCCTGAAAAGCTGTAGAGGCGCAGGGACCTTTTTCCTGACCCCCATGTGGGCCGTGAACTGGAGGGAAATGATCCGGACTGCCGGTCTGAGCCGGAACCCGGATGATATTGAGATGTCGAAATTCGTCTTTGACTATGCAGGTTACAAAAGGGTTGCAAGGGTAAATACAGGCCTTGCCTACGAAAAAGACTTTGATGCCCGGGTAAAAGAGTTCTCTACGCTCTTTGAGTTTGAGGTTACGGACCTCGAAGGGACTCTGCAGCTTGTGGAGAATTGTTATGCAAAAACAAAAGCCTCAATGTTAGAGGCCTGCCCTCATTCCCAGACCTGA
- a CDS encoding glycosyltransferase family 4 protein gives MGNHFIIIAGEEAGPASNKMGGIWNVIHEEAHTLATLFDSGKLKKAKENTEILVAGPYFGHRGADWNRGLNRITDMNGLAPLSTDGELKKSLKALEDEGIKVFTGEELVGETRIGYLQFQTSDFGKIRSTYGGKDMTLESRVKAEAYELLGLDSLRYEGMPNGAEYTHYLSLSHSISELIQLLVSSAPKTLAEEKDQEKELIPCPGVSLHCHEFGVFYAPARLRKLGIPTNSVATLHATIPGRAAGYNSIQKRRNNDSTWPPGVPENLASLEALAMYADMVTAVGESTRQEARLFYGINGIVIRNGITIEAEKIDWSRKELSLSKIRNFLSENLYRYYGGEKIEPEKIIPIFTISRIEVENKGYPDLLDSLVALEHIIRNSIMEGHMEEGIKVICFLVATEGPKTNLPEGFPVNLPKDVLVGNELRLQQMIEERELDFPKMVRGKRSVAAMLYPQIISPGDGGLGMGVRDFMAGCCAGVFPSRYDPFLLTGLEAGREGTPSVVSRVCGFSDAIKTIESLVEGLGGVIVVDNIDLSYYETVLDYALSVSYFTRNFIDDRVKYKLLCREAFLLAKDMGWEKPAEQYYELISGARFCKKK, from the coding sequence TTGGGAAACCATTTCATTATAATTGCCGGAGAAGAGGCAGGGCCTGCCTCAAATAAAATGGGCGGGATCTGGAACGTCATTCATGAAGAGGCACACACCCTTGCGACTCTTTTTGACTCCGGGAAATTAAAGAAGGCAAAAGAAAATACCGAGATCCTTGTTGCGGGCCCGTATTTCGGGCACAGGGGCGCGGACTGGAACCGGGGTTTGAACAGGATTACGGATATGAACGGGCTTGCTCCTCTCAGCACTGACGGAGAACTCAAAAAAAGCCTGAAAGCCCTTGAAGACGAGGGCATTAAAGTTTTCACAGGAGAAGAACTGGTCGGAGAAACCAGGATAGGTTACCTGCAATTCCAGACCTCTGATTTTGGAAAAATCCGTTCAACCTATGGGGGGAAAGATATGACTCTCGAAAGCAGGGTCAAAGCCGAAGCCTACGAACTCCTGGGGCTTGACTCCCTCAGATATGAAGGCATGCCAAATGGCGCGGAATATACTCATTACCTTTCTCTTTCACATTCGATTTCCGAGCTGATCCAGCTTCTTGTAAGTTCGGCTCCCAAAACTTTGGCAGAAGAGAAAGACCAGGAGAAAGAATTAATTCCCTGTCCGGGGGTTTCCCTGCACTGCCATGAATTTGGGGTATTTTATGCTCCTGCGAGACTTAGGAAACTGGGAATCCCGACAAACTCCGTTGCAACCCTGCATGCTACTATCCCCGGCAGAGCTGCCGGATACAACTCCATCCAGAAAAGAAGAAATAATGACAGCACGTGGCCTCCGGGAGTACCTGAGAACCTTGCCTCCCTCGAAGCCCTTGCCATGTACGCAGACATGGTTACTGCAGTAGGGGAATCCACGCGCCAGGAAGCCCGACTTTTTTACGGAATTAACGGGATTGTTATTAGAAACGGGATAACAATCGAAGCCGAAAAAATAGACTGGAGCCGAAAAGAACTCTCCCTCTCAAAGATCCGGAATTTCCTTTCCGAAAACCTGTACAGATACTACGGGGGGGAAAAGATCGAGCCCGAAAAGATTATCCCCATTTTCACAATCTCCCGCATAGAGGTTGAAAACAAAGGGTACCCTGACCTTCTCGATTCCCTTGTAGCTCTCGAGCATATAATAAGGAACAGCATCATGGAAGGGCATATGGAAGAGGGGATAAAGGTGATCTGTTTCCTTGTAGCTACGGAAGGCCCTAAAACCAACCTTCCGGAAGGGTTCCCGGTAAATCTTCCAAAAGATGTGCTTGTAGGAAACGAGCTGAGGCTTCAGCAGATGATAGAGGAAAGAGAGCTTGACTTCCCGAAAATGGTAAGAGGAAAACGTTCGGTTGCTGCTATGCTCTACCCCCAGATCATCTCTCCCGGGGACGGTGGGCTGGGAATGGGGGTAAGGGACTTCATGGCTGGCTGCTGTGCCGGAGTTTTTCCTTCCCGTTATGATCCCTTCCTGCTCACGGGGCTCGAAGCCGGAAGAGAGGGGACCCCAAGCGTGGTAAGCCGGGTCTGCGGTTTCAGCGATGCCATAAAAACTATCGAGTCCCTGGTAGAAGGCCTGGGCGGAGTAATAGTGGTAGACAATATAGACCTCTCTTACTACGAGACCGTCCTTGACTACGCCCTTTCAGTCAGTTACTTTACCAGAAATTTCATAGACGACCGGGTGAAATACAAACTTCTCTGCAGGGAAGCTTTTCTCCTTGCAAAGGACATGGGCTGGGAAAAACCCGCAGAACAGTATTATGAATTGATAAGCGGGGCACGCTTTTGTAAAAAGAAATAA